The genomic stretch TCCTCTGGAACACTCTCATTCGCGCAAACTCCATTGCTCGAGTGTTTGACGGGTTTCACACTTACAACCGAATGGTTCGTGCTGGAGTAAAGCCTGATGATCACACCTTCCCATTTGTCCTAAAGTGTTGTTCTGATTTCGAGCGGGTTGAGAAAGGTAAAGAGGTTCATGGGGTTGTCTTTAAGCTTGGTTTTGATAGGGATGTCTTTGTTGGGAATACCCTTTTGATGTTTTATGGTAATTGTGGGTTTTTCGGTGATGCCATGaaggtgtttgatgaaatgcctgAGAGGGATAAGGTGTCTTGGAACACTGTTATTGGGTTGTGTTCTCTGAATGGGTTCTATTATAAGGCGCTCTGGTTTCTCAGAGAGATGGTTGCGGAGGCGTCGGGATTTAAACCGGATTTAGTCACCGTTGTTAGTGTGTTGCCTATTTGTGCGGAGACTGAGGACGAGTTGATGGCAAGACTAGTGCATTGTTATGCTTTGAAGGTTGGTTTGGTGGGTTGTCATGTGAAGATTGGGAATGCTTTGGTTGATGCTTATGGGAAATGTGGGAACGAGAAAGCTTCCAAGCGGGTTTTTGATGAAATGGACGACAGAAATGTGGTTTCTTGGAATGCTGTCATGACAAGTTTTTCTTTTAGAGGTCTCTGCAAAGATGCTTTTCATGTATTTAGGTTGATGATTGAAGCAGGAATGTTACCAAACTCTGTGACGGTTTCTAGCATGCTGCCTGTATTAACAGAATTAGGACTTTTCAGGTTGGGAAGGGAAGTCCATGGGT from Arachis stenosperma cultivar V10309 chromosome 9, arast.V10309.gnm1.PFL2, whole genome shotgun sequence encodes the following:
- the LOC130951157 gene encoding pentatricopeptide repeat-containing protein At1g59720, chloroplastic/mitochondrial-like, producing MIFHSHLLNKLPLKKPFSSTIHTHTHSNLLKLCNLSNSLFQIKQVHAFALIHGFLPHSISLCASLILQYATFGNLTASLLLFQQTSLHSRSAFLWNTLIRANSIARVFDGFHTYNRMVRAGVKPDDHTFPFVLKCCSDFERVEKGKEVHGVVFKLGFDRDVFVGNTLLMFYGNCGFFGDAMKVFDEMPERDKVSWNTVIGLCSLNGFYYKALWFLREMVAEASGFKPDLVTVVSVLPICAETEDELMARLVHCYALKVGLVGCHVKIGNALVDAYGKCGNEKASKRVFDEMDDRNVVSWNAVMTSFSFRGLCKDAFHVFRLMIEAGMLPNSVTVSSMLPVLTELGLFRIFRCSIGRIQQNDR